The following DNA comes from Fervidibacillus albus.
CGAAAGATATTATTAATAAGCATATTGGCGCAAGTGAAAAAATTGTTGTGGTAGAAGGTGGATCGGATCGTAATGAGTCCATTATGAATGGAATCAAATACATTGAACAAACCTTTGGCGTTTTTGAAGATGATTATATTGTTACTCATGATTCTGTAAGGCCTTTTTTAACACATAGAATCATTAAGGAAAATATTGAGGCTGTTCAACAATATAAAGCAGTTGATACAGTAATTGAAGCAATTGATACAATAATTGAGTCAGAAAATGGAGAATTGATTTCAAATATTCCTAGAAGGGATTACATGTATCAAGGTCAGACTCCGCAAAGTTTTCATATTAATACTTTGGTTAAACATTACAGAAGCTTATCAGAAGAGGAGAAAACTGTATTAACAGATGCCTGTAAAATCACTTTGTTACTTGGTGAAGATGTAAAAATAGTTAAAGGAGAGCTTTTCAATATAAAAATAACAACTCCTTATGATTTAAAAGTGGCCAACGCTATTATACGGGAGAGTATTGCTAATGATTAATCAAGTGTATCGACTCGTTTCTCCACGTAGATTTGAAATATCCTACTTAGATCAAAGTGTACAAACTGAAGATGTGATCGTGCGTCCTACTTATTTATCGATATGTGCTGCTGATCAAAGATATTATACAGGATCTCGTGGCAAAGAAGTGTTATCCAAAAAATTACCGATGGCGTTAATACACGAAGGCATTGGAGAAATTGTGTATGATCCATTAAATGAATATCCTCAAGGAACAAGGGTTGTCATGATACCTAATACACCCATTGAAGAGGATGAAATTATAGTAGAAAATTATTTACGATCAAGTAAATTTCGATCAAGTGGATACGATGGTTTCATGCAAGAGTATGTGTTTTTAGGAAGAGATCGTTTTATCATTCTACCAGAATCGATTAATAATGAAATTGCTTCTTTTATAGAATTAAATACTGTTGCCATGCATGCAATAACAAGATTTCAAGCAAAATCTCATAATAGAAGGACAACCTTTGGAATATGGGGGGATGGTAATCTAGGTTATATCACCTCATTATTTTTGAGAAAAATATATAAAGACGCCAAGATTTATATTTTCGGGAAAACTCCATATAAATTACAAAATTTTTCTTTTGTAGATGATGCCTATTTAATCAGTGATATTCCGGAAACGTTAACCATTGATCATGCTTTTGAATGTGTAGGAGGAGTTGGTAGTCAATATGCAATCAATCAAATGATTGATTATATTAATCCGGAAGGTACCATCTCTTTATTAGGAGTATCAGAATACCCAGTAGAAGTAAATACAAGAATGGTTTTAGAAAAAGGTTTAACACTTTTCGGTAGTAGTAGAAGTGGCTATGTTGACTTTAAAAAAACCGTAGACTTTCTTGACCAACATCCAGACGTCGTTGAAAATCTTGCTAGATTAGTTGACTCGGTGAATGAAGTCAAAACGATTGAAGATATCGTCAATACATTCGAGAAAGATTTGTCTGTTTCATGGGGTAAAACGGTAATGAAATGGAACAAATAAAGGGAGAGAATCTTCAAAACATGGAAAAATTAAAATTGA
Coding sequences within:
- a CDS encoding 2-C-methyl-D-erythritol 4-phosphate cytidylyltransferase, producing MIYAEILAGGIGKRMGNVNMPKQYLLLNDKPIIIHTIEKFLLFPDFNKILVVVPKDWITYTKDIINKHIGASEKIVVVEGGSDRNESIMNGIKYIEQTFGVFEDDYIVTHDSVRPFLTHRIIKENIEAVQQYKAVDTVIEAIDTIIESENGELISNIPRRDYMYQGQTPQSFHINTLVKHYRSLSEEEKTVLTDACKITLLLGEDVKIVKGELFNIKITTPYDLKVANAIIRESIAND
- a CDS encoding ribitol-5-phosphate dehydrogenase → MINQVYRLVSPRRFEISYLDQSVQTEDVIVRPTYLSICAADQRYYTGSRGKEVLSKKLPMALIHEGIGEIVYDPLNEYPQGTRVVMIPNTPIEEDEIIVENYLRSSKFRSSGYDGFMQEYVFLGRDRFIILPESINNEIASFIELNTVAMHAITRFQAKSHNRRTTFGIWGDGNLGYITSLFLRKIYKDAKIYIFGKTPYKLQNFSFVDDAYLISDIPETLTIDHAFECVGGVGSQYAINQMIDYINPEGTISLLGVSEYPVEVNTRMVLEKGLTLFGSSRSGYVDFKKTVDFLDQHPDVVENLARLVDSVNEVKTIEDIVNTFEKDLSVSWGKTVMKWNK